In the Qipengyuania gelatinilytica genome, GCGGCTCGACCACGTAGCCGGTCACTGCGTTGCGCACGAGTGCATCGCGGGATCCGACTGCATGACTGACGATCGCGGGCACGCCGAAAGCAGCCGCCTCGTTTACGACCAGACCCCACTGCTCCTCCGTGCTGACGAGGCACAGCGCGAGCGAACGCGCGAGACGCTTCGATACTTCCTCGGCGCGCAGGAATCCAGTGAACTCCACCCCTTCGCCTGCCTGTGCCTTGAGATCGTCTGCGAGTTCTCCGTCGCCCGCCAGAACGAGGCCATGCGCCGCATAGCCCGCCAGCTCGCGGTAGCGCGCGTATCCGGCAAGCAGCGTCGAAAGGTTCTTCTTTTCAACGAAGCGCCCGACGAAGAGGAAATCGCGGTCCTCCCAGCGCACGGCCTCTGCCCCACCCTGCTGGCGGATACGATCGAGGCCGACCGTGTCGTAACCCGGCAGGATCGGCTTGTCCCCGAAGCCGAGAAACTGCAGGTAATCGCGCTGGCGCAACCCGCCGACGATCGCCGCCTTGTAGGGTGAAAGCACCCGCGCCTTGGCGGTTTCGCGCGCGAGGTTGCGGGGAAAATCGTCGAACTTGCTCTCGGTCATCATGACAATGCGCTTGCCCGCCGCAGCCATGCGCCATGACAGCGCGATCATGTCGCGTTCGGAATAGGGTACGCCGGTGCAGACCATGTCTGCCCCGCGCAGCGCCTTCATCGCAGCGCGATAGCGCGCGAGGTGCCCGACCTCGTCATAGCTCTTGCCGGGAAACAGCGTGAGATGCCGCGCATGCTCGATGCCCTCGGCCGGCTCCCACGCATAGGTCGCGCTGGTGGTGGCATATTCGACCGCCAGCACCTCGGCCCTGCCCTTCAGGCGCCGCGCGGCTGCTTCGACACGGTCGACATGATAGGCGGCAAACTGGGAAAACAGGATCGCGACCTGCGGCAAATTCCCTGACTGACCCGGCTTCTCGCTCATTATGAATTCCGCCTAGGACAGCCCTGTGCCAAATGCCAGAGCGACCTTGCCCCGAGGCCCGCCCGTGACTATCTGGCAGGCCAACTTCCCATTCTCTTGAAGACATCCAAGGATTCGCCCGATGGCCGCGCAATACGCCTTCGTCATGAAGGACATGACCAAGACTTTCCCCGGTGCCCAGAAGCCGGTGCTCAGCAATAT is a window encoding:
- a CDS encoding glycosyltransferase, which produces MSEKPGQSGNLPQVAILFSQFAAYHVDRVEAAARRLKGRAEVLAVEYATTSATYAWEPAEGIEHARHLTLFPGKSYDEVGHLARYRAAMKALRGADMVCTGVPYSERDMIALSWRMAAAGKRIVMMTESKFDDFPRNLARETAKARVLSPYKAAIVGGLRQRDYLQFLGFGDKPILPGYDTVGLDRIRQQGGAEAVRWEDRDFLFVGRFVEKKNLSTLLAGYARYRELAGYAAHGLVLAGDGELADDLKAQAGEGVEFTGFLRAEEVSKRLARSLALCLVSTEEQWGLVVNEAAAFGVPAIVSHAVGSRDALVRNAVTGYVVEPQSVESIARSMLAVSQSEQAWQRYSDATAERAHLGDTERFADAVEALFDPASEGATRAQQFWQEISET